One region of Corynebacterium capitovis DSM 44611 genomic DNA includes:
- a CDS encoding polyprenyl synthetase family protein, whose amino-acid sequence MALSPAPAGYPASLEDVPRAVHDALRAFLDTQAPLMAEIGDPVDEVVTHLRTFVLGGGKRIRPVYGWAGFVGAGGLDRAEEDPASVLRALSSLEFVQACALIHDDIIDASDTRRGNPTVHRAFEAAHRDSQFGGDAASYGRNVAILAGDLALVWADDMWRSSGVRHEALSRADGAWRGLRSEVIGGQILDIALEAAGEEEIERADKVNRYKTAAYTIERPLHLGAALAGAGEETIRAFRAYGRDIGIAFQLRDDILGVFGDSAVTGKPAGDDLREGKRTVLLNLALSELDASNPPAAAELRDGVGAADDVAHIARLADIIAASGAVEGVEKRIAALSKSGLAHLEAAGIDDEVKETLRHLAVSSTERRA is encoded by the coding sequence GTGGCCCTTTCTCCCGCCCCCGCCGGTTATCCTGCTTCTCTCGAGGACGTTCCTCGGGCGGTTCATGACGCGCTCCGCGCTTTCCTAGACACGCAGGCCCCGCTGATGGCAGAGATCGGTGACCCTGTCGATGAAGTGGTCACGCACCTGCGCACCTTCGTCCTCGGCGGCGGCAAGCGGATCCGTCCGGTTTACGGCTGGGCGGGATTCGTCGGCGCAGGTGGCCTCGACCGCGCCGAGGAGGACCCAGCATCAGTCCTGCGCGCGCTCAGCTCGCTCGAGTTCGTGCAGGCCTGCGCACTTATTCACGACGACATCATCGACGCCTCCGACACCCGCCGGGGCAACCCCACCGTTCACCGTGCGTTCGAGGCGGCGCATAGGGACAGCCAGTTCGGTGGAGACGCCGCCAGTTACGGTCGAAATGTCGCTATCCTCGCCGGAGATCTCGCGCTCGTGTGGGCGGATGACATGTGGCGCAGCTCCGGGGTGCGCCACGAGGCCCTTTCTAGGGCCGACGGCGCATGGCGGGGGTTGCGCTCTGAGGTGATCGGGGGCCAAATCCTCGATATCGCGTTGGAAGCCGCTGGGGAGGAAGAAATCGAACGTGCGGACAAGGTCAATCGGTACAAGACAGCCGCGTACACCATTGAGCGCCCGCTGCATCTGGGCGCAGCGCTGGCAGGCGCCGGCGAAGAGACGATCCGCGCATTCCGCGCCTACGGTCGAGACATCGGCATCGCCTTCCAGCTTCGCGACGACATCCTTGGCGTCTTTGGGGACTCAGCAGTGACGGGCAAGCCCGCAGGTGATGACCTGCGCGAAGGGAAGCGCACTGTCCTGTTGAACCTCGCACTCAGCGAGCTTGATGCGTCTAACCCCCCCGCGGCCGCAGAACTACGCGACGGCGTGGGAGCGGCCGACGACGTCGCACACATCGCTCGCCTGGCTGACATCATTGCTGCTAGTGGCGCGGTGGAGGGCGTCGAGAAGCGGATTGCTGCTCTGAGTAAGTCAGGCCTCGCTCACTTGGAGGCGGCGGGTATAGATGACGAGGTCAAAGAAACGCTGCGCCATCTGGCGGTGAGCTCGACGGAACGCCGTGCGTAG
- a CDS encoding GNAT family N-acetyltransferase: protein MTISLRRLSASDFVQLAPALVDIYIDAMGYSRGIHRQRVAVWRREVTWPGFTAVAAVRTTESSNAVVGLAYGFIGNRDRWWDQQLIRGLREAGGPSASHSDMLSSYFEVAEVHVNPVCQGQGIGRRLMEKLLRNAPARWVLLSTPEVAGEDNAAFGLYRKMGFVDILRGFYYAGDPRPFAVLGRPLPLDTPAAAQPHPGSV, encoded by the coding sequence ATGACCATCTCGCTTCGTCGCCTATCGGCGTCAGACTTTGTGCAGCTGGCGCCCGCGTTGGTGGACATCTATATAGATGCCATGGGGTATTCCCGCGGAATTCACCGTCAGCGCGTGGCGGTGTGGCGGCGAGAGGTGACCTGGCCTGGTTTTACAGCGGTTGCGGCCGTTCGAACCACGGAAAGCTCGAACGCCGTCGTCGGCCTCGCCTACGGGTTCATTGGCAACCGGGACCGGTGGTGGGACCAGCAGCTCATCCGGGGGCTGCGGGAGGCTGGCGGGCCGTCGGCGTCGCACAGCGACATGCTCTCTAGCTACTTCGAGGTGGCTGAGGTGCACGTCAACCCGGTCTGCCAGGGACAAGGGATCGGGCGCCGCCTCATGGAGAAGCTCTTGCGCAATGCACCCGCTCGCTGGGTTCTTCTTTCCACGCCAGAGGTAGCTGGGGAGGACAACGCGGCATTTGGACTCTACCGCAAGATGGGATTTGTCGACATCCTGCGCGGTTTCTACTACGCAGGGGATCCCCGCCCGTTTGCGGTACTCGGACGCCCCCTTCCGCTCGACACTCCCGCAGCCGCGCAGCCGCACCCAGGTAGTGTGTAA
- a CDS encoding DUF3040 domain-containing protein, with amino-acid sequence MSLSEQEQRALQEIERSLLAEDPKFARTMPGSRSISAGNGTGGFTLRTVALMVLGLVLLIAGVALVTVSLWFVVLSIVGFVVMFGAGVVALRTQNGPAAFGTHGSARRSGSKPAPRASKIEENFRRRFEGQ; translated from the coding sequence GTGTCCCTATCAGAGCAAGAACAGCGAGCGCTCCAGGAAATTGAGCGGTCCCTCCTTGCGGAGGACCCTAAGTTCGCCCGCACCATGCCTGGTTCGCGGTCCATTTCCGCCGGGAACGGCACCGGCGGTTTTACGCTTCGCACGGTCGCGTTGATGGTTCTGGGTCTCGTCCTCCTGATCGCCGGGGTAGCGCTCGTCACCGTGAGCCTGTGGTTTGTGGTTCTGAGTATTGTCGGTTTTGTGGTCATGTTCGGCGCCGGCGTCGTGGCGCTGCGGACGCAAAACGGTCCGGCCGCCTTTGGTACCCACGGTTCCGCTCGACGTTCCGGTTCGAAGCCCGCGCCACGGGCCTCGAAGATCGAGGAAAACTTCCGGCGCCGGTTTGAGGGACAGTAA
- a CDS encoding UDP-N-acetylmuramoyl-tripeptide--D-alanyl-D-alanine ligase has product MIPLQLHAIAEITGGVLNEQADPDAWATGFVEFDSRKISPGGLFVALVGARSDGHEFARAAVEQGAVAALVARDVDAPAVIVPKVEQRAGDNSDLAARDPDGSTRAVVAGMSKLAAYVARDLAANHGLSIAGVTGSVGKTSTKDLIAVVLSAAGETVAPPGSFNNEIGHPYTVLRCTESTDFLVAEMSARGIGHIAHLATIAPPRVGVVLNVGSAHIGEFGSKDNIALAKGELVEALPSAADGGVAVLNADDPLVAAMASRTAARVVTFSTTTDAADYYATDIELDDVARATFTMHSPGNERQRVRLGVFGAHQVSNALAAAAVGIESGMDAVTVARALSQAQGVSVNRMDVNTREDGVTVINDAYNANPDSMRAGVAALGFTAAARPGARSIAVLGEMGELGGDSVQAHRDLGDELGRYHVTHLVAVGESEAMSALVEQARARGIATIGATGVEDAAAQVSEILATPPAGEEDWQMRTDRDVVLVKASNAVGLWAVAERLLSGHTLRKAAGSDLQKHEETR; this is encoded by the coding sequence ATGATTCCACTTCAATTGCATGCGATCGCTGAGATCACCGGCGGTGTGCTCAACGAGCAGGCGGACCCAGACGCGTGGGCGACTGGGTTTGTCGAGTTTGACTCGCGGAAAATCTCCCCCGGTGGCCTTTTCGTCGCCCTCGTGGGTGCCCGATCCGACGGACATGAGTTCGCCCGCGCCGCGGTCGAGCAGGGAGCTGTCGCGGCGCTCGTCGCGCGAGACGTTGATGCGCCCGCGGTGATCGTTCCCAAGGTGGAGCAGCGTGCCGGGGATAATTCTGATTTGGCTGCGCGCGATCCTGACGGGTCGACCCGCGCCGTCGTGGCCGGTATGTCTAAGCTCGCAGCGTATGTCGCGCGGGACTTGGCGGCCAACCACGGTTTGTCGATTGCGGGTGTGACCGGGTCCGTAGGGAAAACGTCCACGAAAGACCTCATCGCGGTTGTTCTTTCAGCGGCCGGTGAGACGGTTGCTCCCCCCGGCTCCTTCAACAACGAGATCGGGCACCCGTACACCGTGCTGCGCTGCACAGAGTCCACCGACTTCCTCGTCGCGGAAATGTCCGCCCGCGGCATCGGGCATATCGCCCATCTGGCTACGATCGCCCCTCCCCGGGTGGGAGTTGTCCTCAACGTCGGCTCCGCACACATCGGCGAGTTCGGTTCGAAGGACAACATCGCGCTGGCTAAGGGTGAGCTAGTGGAGGCGCTTCCATCCGCCGCCGACGGGGGCGTCGCGGTGCTCAACGCCGACGATCCGCTGGTAGCGGCGATGGCCTCGCGGACGGCTGCGCGCGTAGTGACCTTCTCGACGACGACGGACGCCGCGGATTACTACGCCACGGACATCGAGCTTGACGACGTCGCCCGCGCCACCTTCACCATGCACTCGCCCGGAAACGAACGCCAGCGCGTGCGCCTCGGGGTTTTCGGTGCCCACCAAGTGTCGAATGCTCTGGCGGCCGCCGCCGTAGGAATTGAGTCGGGGATGGATGCTGTAACTGTTGCCCGCGCATTGAGCCAGGCACAAGGAGTGTCGGTGAACCGCATGGATGTGAACACGCGCGAGGATGGAGTGACCGTTATCAACGACGCCTACAACGCCAACCCCGACTCGATGCGCGCCGGGGTGGCCGCGCTTGGGTTCACCGCGGCGGCCCGCCCCGGGGCGCGGTCGATTGCCGTGCTGGGGGAGATGGGAGAGCTGGGCGGTGACTCCGTGCAAGCCCACCGGGACCTCGGAGATGAGCTCGGCCGCTACCACGTCACTCACCTCGTGGCCGTAGGTGAGAGTGAGGCGATGAGTGCGCTCGTCGAGCAGGCACGCGCCCGGGGAATCGCGACGATCGGCGCTACGGGTGTCGAGGACGCGGCTGCACAGGTCTCCGAAATCCTCGCCACGCCGCCGGCGGGTGAAGAAGACTGGCAAATGCGCACCGACCGCGACGTGGTGCTGGTCAAAGCGTCGAACGCCGTTGGTCTTTGGGCGGTCGCGGAGCGCCTGTTGAGCGGGCACACGCTGCGGAAGGCCGCGGGCAGCGATCTGCAGAAGCACGAGGAAACACGGTAA
- the rsmH gene encoding 16S rRNA (cytosine(1402)-N(4))-methyltransferase RsmH — MGNATHQSGQQPGHVPVMRDRMAELLAPAVESYGDHAVIIDGTLGAGGHTEHFLTVFHRARVIGVDRDPSALAESGHRLAPFGDRFMAVQARFDDIASAIRDGDGDAFHDAREYGVAGALFDLGVSSMQLDREERGFAYRVDAPLDMRMDPTQGLTAADILNTYSHGELARILKTYGDERFAGKIASAVVREREVEPFDRSGRLVELLYATIPAATRRSGGHPAKRTFQALRVEVNGELDAVRNVLPVVTDLLGPGGRAVFMSYQSLEDKLVKAAFADLTSSRTPPGLPMDLPGTAAKFRSITNGAEKAPAEEIERNPRAAPVRVRGVEKLGAPAI, encoded by the coding sequence ATGGGGAACGCAACACACCAGAGTGGCCAACAACCCGGCCACGTCCCCGTCATGCGCGACAGGATGGCGGAGCTCCTCGCTCCCGCGGTTGAGTCCTATGGGGACCACGCCGTCATCATCGATGGCACCCTCGGAGCCGGCGGTCACACCGAGCATTTCCTGACGGTTTTTCACCGCGCTCGGGTTATCGGGGTCGACCGCGACCCTTCAGCTCTGGCAGAATCCGGGCATCGCCTTGCTCCGTTCGGTGACAGGTTCATGGCGGTGCAGGCGCGTTTTGACGACATCGCTAGCGCGATCCGCGATGGTGACGGAGACGCCTTCCACGACGCGCGCGAGTACGGCGTCGCGGGGGCGTTGTTCGACCTTGGGGTTTCCTCCATGCAGCTGGACCGGGAGGAACGCGGTTTCGCGTATCGCGTCGATGCGCCCCTCGACATGCGGATGGACCCGACTCAGGGGCTCACCGCTGCGGACATCCTCAACACCTACAGCCACGGCGAGCTCGCACGGATCCTAAAAACCTATGGCGACGAGCGTTTTGCCGGCAAAATCGCCTCGGCGGTTGTGCGAGAGAGGGAAGTGGAGCCCTTCGACCGGAGCGGTCGGCTCGTGGAGTTGCTCTACGCGACGATTCCCGCGGCGACCCGGCGCAGCGGGGGACATCCCGCTAAGCGCACATTCCAAGCCCTGCGCGTGGAAGTCAATGGGGAGCTCGACGCGGTGCGCAACGTGCTCCCCGTTGTCACCGACCTGCTTGGGCCAGGCGGCCGGGCCGTGTTCATGAGCTACCAGTCGCTCGAGGACAAGCTAGTCAAAGCAGCGTTCGCGGACTTGACCTCGTCTAGGACCCCACCCGGTTTGCCCATGGACCTGCCGGGAACAGCCGCGAAGTTCCGTTCCATAACGAACGGCGCGGAGAAAGCCCCCGCCGAGGAGATAGAGCGAAACCCGCGGGCTGCTCCGGTTCGGGTTCGCGGCGTCGAGAAGCTCGGTGCCCCCGCAATCTAG
- a CDS encoding UDP-N-acetylmuramoyl-L-alanyl-D-glutamate--2,6-diaminopimelate ligase, which translates to MDYTSPTLGDLAALAGGRVEPAGATGCRVSGISLDSTQTQAGELFAAVPGTRAHGASYAASSAASAILTDAEGLALLRTAAETRPLIVVEDVRDVLGAVSAAVYGFPSKSLTVLGVTGTSGKTTTTYLLERGLTAAGHRVGLIGTTGTRILGRPIPTSLTTPEAPALQALFARMVSEGITHVVMEVSSHALVLGRVAGTDFDVAGFTNLSQDHLDFHPTMEDYFEAKALFFDPSSPLSARTSVICVDDEWGIRMAHRARHAITVGTVGQEGLDCKATLVDATASGSQSISIALGAHDYNATLPLPGAFNVANAALATAMADAVGVSPAAFLPGLADAAVPGRMERIDAGQDFVAVVDYAHKPAAVAAALDTLREQVSGRVGVVVGAGGDRDSSKRPLMGQAAAQRADLVIVTDDNPRTEDPAQIRAAVLQGARGVGSGSDIRECASRADAITELVEWAAPGDAVIVVGKGHEVGQILGDRTLHFDDREEVRRALAARGYGEYL; encoded by the coding sequence TTGGATTACACATCCCCGACTCTCGGTGACCTTGCCGCCCTCGCCGGCGGTCGGGTGGAACCCGCAGGGGCCACCGGCTGCCGCGTTTCCGGAATCAGCCTCGATTCTACGCAGACGCAGGCTGGAGAGCTTTTTGCCGCTGTTCCAGGGACCCGCGCGCATGGCGCGAGCTACGCGGCGTCGAGCGCCGCCAGCGCTATCCTCACGGACGCCGAGGGCCTAGCGCTGCTCCGTACTGCTGCCGAAACCCGGCCACTCATCGTCGTCGAAGACGTACGGGACGTTCTCGGTGCGGTCTCCGCTGCGGTATACGGTTTTCCGTCGAAAAGCCTCACCGTGCTCGGCGTCACCGGCACGTCTGGCAAAACCACGACGACGTACCTGCTTGAACGGGGTCTCACGGCAGCGGGTCACCGCGTGGGCCTCATCGGCACGACGGGGACGCGCATACTCGGGCGCCCAATCCCAACCTCCCTGACCACCCCGGAAGCGCCCGCGCTGCAAGCGCTTTTTGCACGCATGGTGAGCGAGGGCATCACTCACGTGGTCATGGAGGTCTCCTCGCACGCTCTCGTGCTCGGCCGAGTCGCCGGAACCGATTTCGACGTCGCTGGCTTTACAAACCTGAGCCAAGACCACCTCGATTTCCATCCGACGATGGAGGATTACTTCGAGGCCAAGGCCCTGTTTTTCGACCCCTCTTCGCCGCTGAGCGCGCGCACTAGCGTTATCTGCGTCGACGACGAATGGGGAATCCGCATGGCGCATCGAGCGCGTCACGCCATTACTGTCGGCACGGTGGGCCAAGAGGGCCTCGATTGCAAGGCCACGCTTGTCGACGCCACCGCCTCCGGTTCCCAGAGCATTTCGATCGCCCTCGGCGCCCACGACTACAACGCGACGCTGCCTCTACCGGGTGCCTTCAACGTGGCGAACGCGGCTCTCGCTACGGCGATGGCCGACGCAGTGGGCGTGAGCCCGGCAGCTTTCCTTCCTGGGTTGGCCGACGCCGCGGTCCCCGGGCGGATGGAGCGCATCGACGCCGGGCAGGATTTCGTGGCCGTGGTCGATTACGCCCACAAGCCCGCCGCCGTGGCGGCCGCGTTGGACACGCTTCGTGAGCAGGTTAGCGGGCGCGTCGGCGTGGTGGTTGGTGCCGGCGGTGACCGGGATTCTTCCAAACGGCCATTGATGGGCCAGGCCGCGGCTCAGCGTGCTGACCTCGTGATCGTCACAGACGACAACCCCCGCACAGAGGACCCTGCCCAGATTCGCGCGGCGGTGCTGCAGGGGGCACGCGGGGTGGGTTCGGGCAGCGACATCCGCGAATGCGCGAGCCGCGCAGACGCCATCACGGAGCTCGTCGAGTGGGCCGCCCCCGGGGATGCGGTCATCGTTGTCGGCAAGGGCCATGAGGTGGGCCAAATCCTCGGCGACCGAACCTTGCACTTCGACGACAGGGAGGAGGTGCGGCGTGCCCTCGCCGCCCGTGGCTACGGTGAGTACCTTTAA
- a CDS encoding peptidoglycan D,D-transpeptidase FtsI family protein, whose translation MNTPNNGAKPVSQRAVTRKRIGWATAIIVALALLLVGRLTWVQVVWGPGLREQAESQRARIYVDPARRGDIVDRDGNQLAYTMQARSLTVSPVVLREELRQQQEEELSYAGVSQSAIDAQLDARVEDQLRTMANEIPGMIKEDSAGASARGNVSAKDILDKLHAETNYEVLVRNVDPDVAAQVAEKFHGVAAEHQDIREYPNGAIGENIVGKVSMDGQGQFGLEASSDASLTGINGRSTEDVSANGQSIPGTLRDEVPAVNGSRVQLTIDVDLQAYVQQTLQQAKANSLAKDGQAVVLDARTGEVLAMANTDTIDPNGDLQKQLEQGRDFDNNSVSHPFEPGSVAKIITAAASIEEGVTTPEDVHQVPGSIEMAGVTVSDAWQHGVAPYTTAGIFGKSSNVGTLQLAQQLGEDRYADYLQRFGIGQTTGIELPNESAGLLAAREQWSGGTFANLPIGQGMSWTTLQLASAYQTLANGGERIEPRIISSITRPDGTVEETKPAARTRVVSEQTARTVVDMFRSAFQQDPTGYDSGTAAGNAIEGYQLSGKTGTAQKINEETGAYSQNQYWITFAGIAPADNPQFVVALMLDEPQRGPLEGGNGGQSAAPVFREIANWLLTRENIPLSPPAENYVLQQR comes from the coding sequence GTGAACACCCCGAACAACGGTGCGAAGCCGGTGAGTCAACGCGCCGTCACCCGTAAGCGAATTGGCTGGGCAACCGCCATCATCGTCGCCCTAGCCCTTCTTCTTGTGGGCAGACTCACGTGGGTCCAGGTTGTCTGGGGGCCGGGGCTGCGTGAGCAGGCTGAATCCCAGCGTGCCCGGATCTACGTGGACCCGGCGCGTCGTGGCGACATCGTGGATCGAGATGGAAATCAGCTGGCCTACACTATGCAGGCGCGTTCGCTGACCGTGTCGCCGGTGGTCCTGCGAGAGGAACTGCGGCAGCAGCAGGAAGAGGAGCTGAGCTACGCCGGTGTGAGCCAATCTGCGATCGACGCTCAACTTGACGCACGCGTTGAGGACCAACTTCGCACCATGGCAAATGAGATCCCCGGGATGATTAAAGAGGACTCCGCGGGGGCGTCGGCACGTGGCAACGTCAGCGCGAAAGACATCCTGGACAAGCTGCACGCCGAAACGAATTACGAAGTTCTCGTGCGCAACGTCGATCCTGACGTCGCCGCACAGGTTGCGGAAAAGTTCCACGGGGTCGCGGCGGAGCACCAAGACATTCGCGAATACCCGAACGGGGCGATCGGGGAGAACATCGTGGGCAAGGTGTCGATGGACGGGCAGGGCCAATTTGGGCTCGAAGCCTCCAGCGATGCCTCGCTCACGGGTATCAACGGACGCTCGACTGAGGACGTCTCGGCCAACGGCCAGTCGATCCCGGGCACCTTGCGCGATGAGGTGCCTGCCGTCAATGGGTCGCGGGTCCAGCTCACCATTGATGTGGACCTTCAAGCGTACGTTCAGCAGACCCTCCAGCAGGCAAAAGCCAATTCGCTGGCAAAGGACGGTCAGGCCGTGGTCCTCGACGCGCGGACCGGGGAGGTCCTCGCGATGGCGAATACCGACACCATCGACCCAAACGGCGACCTGCAAAAGCAGCTTGAACAGGGGCGAGACTTCGATAACAACTCCGTGTCCCACCCATTCGAACCTGGCTCGGTGGCAAAGATCATCACGGCGGCGGCGTCTATCGAAGAGGGTGTGACGACTCCGGAAGACGTGCACCAAGTACCCGGCTCCATCGAGATGGCCGGTGTGACAGTGAGCGACGCGTGGCAGCACGGGGTCGCCCCCTATACAACGGCGGGTATCTTCGGCAAGTCCTCGAACGTGGGAACCCTGCAGTTGGCGCAGCAACTGGGGGAGGACCGCTATGCCGATTACCTGCAGCGTTTTGGGATTGGGCAGACCACCGGCATTGAGCTTCCAAACGAGTCAGCCGGTTTGTTGGCGGCGCGGGAGCAATGGTCCGGTGGGACGTTTGCCAACCTTCCCATTGGCCAGGGCATGAGCTGGACCACTCTCCAGCTGGCGAGCGCATACCAAACGCTGGCAAACGGGGGAGAGCGCATCGAACCCCGCATCATCTCGTCGATCACCCGTCCCGACGGCACGGTGGAGGAGACGAAGCCCGCGGCACGCACTCGGGTGGTCAGCGAGCAGACGGCGCGCACCGTCGTGGACATGTTCCGCTCCGCATTTCAGCAGGACCCGACCGGGTATGACTCTGGAACCGCGGCGGGCAACGCCATTGAGGGGTACCAGCTGTCGGGCAAGACAGGCACCGCCCAAAAGATTAACGAAGAGACGGGCGCGTATTCTCAGAACCAGTACTGGATAACCTTTGCCGGCATCGCCCCGGCCGATAACCCGCAATTCGTTGTGGCTCTGATGCTCGACGAGCCGCAGCGGGGCCCGCTCGAGGGCGGCAACGGCGGGCAGTCAGCCGCCCCAGTCTTCCGCGAGATCGCCAACTGGTTGCTCACGCGTGAGAATATCCCGCTGAGCCCCCCGGCGGAAAACTACGTCCTACAGCAGAGATAG
- the mraZ gene encoding division/cell wall cluster transcriptional repressor MraZ, producing MFLGSYTPKLDDKGRLTLPAKFREELADGLMVTKGQDHSLAVYPRGEFAARARKAAAVSRTNPKARAFIRNLAASADEQTLDGSGRITLSPAHREYAHLSKECVVIGSVDFLEIWDAESWSHYQEQTEAAFAAADDDDILSGLL from the coding sequence ATGTTTCTGGGTAGCTACACGCCAAAGCTCGACGACAAGGGGCGCTTGACACTGCCCGCCAAGTTCCGTGAGGAGTTGGCGGACGGGTTGATGGTGACCAAGGGGCAAGATCACTCGCTCGCGGTGTACCCGCGCGGTGAGTTCGCTGCGCGGGCTAGAAAGGCCGCTGCGGTGTCCCGCACGAACCCGAAAGCGCGAGCCTTCATCCGCAACCTGGCTGCCAGTGCGGATGAGCAAACGTTAGACGGATCGGGTCGCATCACGCTGTCACCAGCGCACCGGGAGTACGCGCACCTCAGCAAGGAATGCGTCGTCATCGGCTCGGTTGATTTTCTCGAGATCTGGGACGCCGAGTCCTGGTCTCACTATCAAGAACAAACAGAAGCGGCGTTTGCAGCAGCAGACGACGACGACATTCTCTCTGGCCTGCTTTAG
- the mraY gene encoding phospho-N-acetylmuramoyl-pentapeptide-transferase: MIQIVIAGIVGFVISVLSTPGLISYFHRRDMGQEIREDGPKSHAHKRGTPTMGGIAILLAVTGGYLAAGLWSAVAGSSATQVFNASGLIVLGLTLSLGLVGFADDGIKLFFKRNLGLNKTAKLVAQLAIALVFGLLLVRFPDDRGVTPGSTALSFVRDLDAVDFAAPGGVIGTVVFLIFVYIFLAAWSNAVNLTDGLDGLAAGTTALVMGAYTAITFWQYHHSCAAAPGPGCYEVRDPLALAVLAAAGMGAVLGFLWWNASPAKIFMGDTGSLALGGLVAGLSVTSRTELLMVLIGGLFVAEAASVVIQVVSFRTTGKRVFRMAPFHHHFENGGWAETTVVVRFWVVTAIAACLGLALFFGEWLSLAGGSLS, from the coding sequence ATGATTCAGATCGTCATTGCCGGAATCGTCGGCTTTGTCATTTCGGTTCTGTCCACCCCCGGGTTGATTTCCTATTTCCACCGCAGGGACATGGGCCAGGAAATCCGGGAGGATGGTCCGAAGTCCCACGCCCACAAGCGGGGCACCCCCACGATGGGTGGCATCGCCATCCTGCTGGCCGTCACCGGCGGTTATTTAGCCGCCGGCCTCTGGTCAGCGGTCGCTGGAAGCTCGGCAACCCAGGTCTTTAATGCCTCGGGTCTCATAGTCTTGGGGCTTACCCTCTCCTTGGGCCTCGTGGGTTTTGCCGACGACGGCATCAAGCTCTTTTTCAAACGAAACCTCGGGTTGAACAAGACAGCCAAGCTGGTCGCGCAGCTGGCTATCGCCCTGGTATTCGGTCTGCTTCTCGTCCGCTTCCCGGACGACCGGGGTGTGACTCCTGGCTCGACGGCGTTGAGCTTCGTCCGAGACCTGGATGCGGTAGATTTCGCGGCGCCGGGCGGGGTGATCGGCACGGTCGTCTTCCTCATCTTTGTCTATATCTTCCTCGCCGCGTGGTCGAACGCCGTTAACCTCACCGACGGTCTTGACGGGTTGGCGGCCGGCACGACAGCACTGGTCATGGGCGCCTATACCGCCATTACCTTTTGGCAATACCACCATTCCTGCGCCGCGGCCCCCGGACCTGGATGCTACGAAGTACGGGACCCGCTCGCTCTCGCCGTGCTGGCCGCCGCCGGAATGGGGGCGGTCCTTGGCTTCCTCTGGTGGAACGCGTCGCCGGCGAAGATCTTCATGGGTGACACGGGATCGCTTGCGCTGGGAGGGCTCGTGGCGGGGTTGTCCGTGACATCTCGCACGGAGCTCCTCATGGTTCTCATAGGTGGCCTGTTTGTGGCTGAAGCGGCGTCGGTGGTCATCCAAGTCGTGTCGTTCCGCACGACGGGCAAGAGGGTGTTCCGCATGGCCCCCTTCCACCACCACTTCGAAAACGGCGGCTGGGCTGAGACGACTGTCGTTGTTCGGTTCTGGGTGGTCACTGCGATCGCCGCTTGCCTGGGCCTCGCCCTGTTCTTTGGTGAGTGGCTCTCCTTAGCCGGGGGCTCCCTCTCATGA
- a CDS encoding SAV_6107 family HEPN domain-containing protein: MNATSTVSSTFASPLRPSARDRFFAAADALLAEAHSDLKRGAVDLALEHAYQAALRVAGGWNAASPVIRSRKRLPRSAWERLKLTGETGAHWASRLSSYSNLRGRVASGLEVDPDRLIVERLIRDVEEFFAAAQPGAPLVA; the protein is encoded by the coding sequence ATGAACGCAACGTCGACCGTCTCCTCCACTTTTGCTTCCCCCCTCCGCCCCTCGGCGCGGGATAGGTTCTTCGCAGCGGCAGACGCCCTGCTCGCCGAAGCTCACAGCGACCTCAAGCGCGGGGCGGTAGACCTTGCGTTGGAACACGCTTATCAGGCTGCGTTAAGGGTAGCCGGGGGGTGGAACGCCGCGTCCCCCGTGATCCGCAGCAGGAAACGCCTGCCGCGGAGTGCCTGGGAACGATTAAAGCTAACGGGTGAGACCGGGGCCCATTGGGCATCGCGGTTGTCTTCCTACTCTAACTTGCGGGGCCGTGTGGCCTCCGGTCTTGAGGTGGACCCGGACCGCCTCATAGTAGAGAGGTTGATTCGCGACGTGGAGGAGTTCTTCGCAGCGGCACAGCCGGGAGCGCCACTTGTGGCGTAG